A region of Alphaproteobacteria bacterium DNA encodes the following proteins:
- a CDS encoding IS1595 family transposase codes for MSVLNEKHFHDEEAAYAWVEARVWPNGVICPHCGGVERISKMQGKSTRIGCYKCYQCRKPFTVKVGTIFESSHIKMHIWLQAIFLMCSSKKGISSNQLHRTLGITLKSAWFLSHRIREAMKINGLPPMGGGGEVVEADETYYGDKDTVTKRTRLGKAALSSKRTIISLVERNGPARSFHVPMNRKVFVEPILAANIDRKAKLYTDESNLYTGIGKQFAAHGTVAHKAGEYVRGNIHSNTVEGYFSIFKRGMRGIYQHCSEKHLHRYLAEFDFRYSARKGLGYDDVTRTENAVKGVMGKRLTYRTTAAG; via the coding sequence ATGTCAGTCCTGAACGAAAAACATTTCCACGATGAAGAAGCGGCCTATGCGTGGGTTGAAGCCCGCGTATGGCCGAATGGGGTTATCTGCCCGCATTGCGGCGGCGTGGAGCGCATATCCAAGATGCAGGGCAAATCTACCCGCATTGGATGCTACAAGTGCTACCAGTGCCGCAAGCCGTTCACCGTGAAGGTCGGGACTATCTTTGAGTCCTCTCATATCAAAATGCATATCTGGTTACAGGCCATCTTTTTAATGTGCAGCAGCAAGAAGGGGATCAGCAGCAACCAGCTTCACCGGACTTTGGGCATTACCCTGAAATCTGCATGGTTCCTTTCTCACCGGATCAGGGAAGCCATGAAGATCAACGGGCTTCCTCCTATGGGCGGTGGCGGGGAAGTCGTTGAAGCCGACGAAACCTATTACGGCGACAAGGATACCGTCACCAAGCGCACCCGGCTCGGCAAAGCCGCCTTAAGCAGCAAGCGCACCATTATATCCCTGGTCGAACGTAACGGCCCGGCGCGGTCATTTCATGTCCCGATGAACCGCAAGGTCTTTGTCGAGCCGATCCTGGCTGCGAATATCGACCGCAAGGCCAAGCTCTACACTGACGAGAGCAACCTTTATACCGGCATCGGCAAGCAATTCGCCGCTCACGGCACTGTGGCGCATAAGGCTGGCGAGTATGTCAGGGGCAATATCCACAGCAATACCGTGGAAGGCTATTTCTCGATCTTCAAGCGCGGTATGCGCGGTATCTACCAGCATTGCAGCGAGAAGCATCTGCACCGCTATCTGGCCGAGTTCGATTTTCGCTATAGCGCCCGCAAGGGTTTGGGTTATGATGATGTAACCCGCACCGAAAACGCCGTAAAGGGCGTCATGGGCAAGCGGCTAACTTATCGAACGACTGCTGCAGGATAA
- the fsa gene encoding fructose-6-phosphate aldolase encodes MKFFVDTADLNDIKELAATGLLDGVTTNPTLIAKSGRNFIDLIKEICAVVSGPVSAEVAATDFDTMMKEGEYLAKLAKNIAVKVPLTPAGLKVCKTLSSKGTMVNVTLCFSSAQALLAAKAGATFISPFVGRLDDVGQDGMELIADICQIYEAYSFKTEVLVASVRHPIHLVESAKLGAHVATMPPSVIKQLFNHPLTDKGLAQFVADWQKTGQTILPAA; translated from the coding sequence ATGAAATTTTTCGTCGATACCGCCGATTTGAACGATATCAAAGAGCTTGCCGCCACGGGGCTGCTCGACGGTGTGACCACGAACCCGACGCTGATCGCCAAGAGCGGGCGCAATTTCATCGACCTTATCAAGGAAATCTGCGCCGTGGTCAGCGGCCCGGTCAGCGCCGAAGTGGCCGCGACCGATTTCGACACGATGATGAAGGAGGGCGAATATCTCGCCAAGCTCGCCAAGAATATCGCGGTCAAAGTGCCGCTGACTCCGGCGGGCCTGAAAGTCTGCAAGACGCTATCCTCCAAGGGCACGATGGTCAATGTCACGCTGTGCTTTTCCTCGGCGCAGGCTTTGCTGGCCGCCAAGGCGGGCGCGACGTTCATCTCTCCCTTCGTCGGCAGGCTCGACGATGTCGGCCAGGACGGCATGGAACTGATTGCCGATATCTGCCAGATTTATGAGGCATACAGCTTCAAGACCGAGGTGCTGGTCGCGTCGGTGCGCCATCCGATCCATCTCGTAGAGTCCGCCAAGCTGGGCGCGCATGTCGCCACCATGCCGCCTTCGGTGATCAAGCAGCTGTTCAATCATCCGCTGACCGACAAGGGCTTGGCGCAGTTCGTGGCCGACTGGCAGAAGACGGGGCAGACGATTTTGCCTGCGGCATGA
- a CDS encoding glycosyltransferase encodes MTLPVVGIFLENLHGGGAEKLTVVIANALAARGYPIEMLLWEATGTHIDSLSPQVKIINLSEQGRASPFRVLAALMRYLRDRPPAVFFTHLERPSLLGIVASWFVGYRHIVPCVHVDFNGYAMIDYRTRRTFLKYLVAFFYRFTDAILAVSDGAGRSVRKLVGKRPRIFVVKNGFDFDRLRHDMAAAIDFPWLNNKDAPVFVGCGRLVPQKEFDVLLRAFAAVRRRQAARLIILGEGPQRHRLEALARQLGVEGDVAMPGYMQNPMAWFSRSDVFVLSSKVEGFGNVLIEALFAGMEVASTDCLSGPSEILQDGQYGDLVKVGDVKGMADAMGNALDRRKTRAEDHAAQLNAYLKDNYAISNMIDGYLHLIEEIAAEPVGVGSRGRPGAAAAAMMGKAILMLFRT; translated from the coding sequence ATGACATTGCCGGTGGTCGGCATTTTTCTGGAGAATCTGCATGGCGGCGGCGCGGAAAAGCTAACCGTGGTCATCGCCAATGCGTTGGCGGCGCGCGGCTATCCCATAGAAATGCTGCTGTGGGAAGCGACCGGCACTCACATCGACAGCCTTTCGCCGCAAGTGAAAATCATCAATCTATCTGAACAGGGCCGCGCCTCGCCGTTTAGGGTTCTCGCCGCGCTCATGCGTTATTTGAGGGATCGGCCCCCGGCGGTTTTCTTTACGCATCTCGAACGTCCGTCGCTGCTGGGGATCGTCGCGTCGTGGTTCGTCGGCTACCGGCATATCGTGCCTTGCGTCCATGTCGATTTTAACGGCTATGCCATGATCGACTATCGGACGCGGCGCACCTTCCTCAAATATCTTGTCGCCTTTTTCTACCGATTCACGGACGCCATTCTGGCGGTTTCGGATGGCGCGGGCCGGTCGGTGCGCAAATTGGTGGGCAAGCGTCCGCGTATTTTTGTCGTGAAGAACGGCTTCGACTTTGACCGGCTTCGGCATGACATGGCTGCGGCAATCGATTTTCCGTGGCTCAATAATAAAGACGCGCCGGTTTTTGTGGGCTGCGGGCGGTTGGTTCCGCAAAAGGAATTCGACGTCTTGCTGCGCGCCTTTGCGGCTGTGCGTCGCCGGCAAGCGGCGCGATTGATTATCCTTGGCGAAGGGCCGCAGCGTCACAGGCTTGAGGCGCTCGCGCGCCAGCTCGGCGTCGAGGGCGATGTCGCGATGCCTGGATATATGCAGAATCCGATGGCATGGTTCTCGCGTAGTGATGTATTCGTGCTCTCCTCGAAGGTCGAGGGGTTTGGCAATGTGCTGATCGAAGCGTTGTTTGCCGGTATGGAGGTGGCGAGCACCGACTGCCTGTCCGGCCCCTCGGAAATTCTCCAGGACGGACAATATGGCGATCTGGTGAAAGTCGGCGATGTCAAAGGCATGGCCGATGCGATGGGGAACGCGCTCGACCGCCGGAAAACCAGGGCCGAAGACCATGCGGCGCAGCTGAACGCCTATTTGAAGGATAATTATGCGATCAGCAACATGATCGACGGTTATCTGCATCTGATAGAAGAAATAGCCGCCGAGCCCGTGGGCGTCGGCTCGCGCGGCAGGCCGGGCGCGGCGGCAGCCGCCATGATGGGAAAAGCGATCCTTATGCTGTTCAGGACTTGA
- the priA gene encoding primosomal protein N', whose amino-acid sequence MNSANAIYDVLLPVPLPGSFDYFGDPGVIAPNGLVEVPFGKRQLTGLVLAEKTGTTLAHDKIKSIIEPAPLPALDKSFTQFLLWSAHYNMTPPGMMLKMALMGTKLPKLPKNAPETAPPVAHHHTPQLTSQQQDAAAILRTSFAEKQPQPVLLDGVTGSGKTEVYCEAIAACLGAGKQALVLMPEIALTTAMLERFAARFGAQPTVWHSDLKDRQRRINWWAIAKGGAKLIVGARSALFLPYASLGLIVVDEEHEAAYKQEEGVIYHARDMAVARAHHAKIPVILASATPSLESHVNAESGRYRRVVLPDRFGGATMPAIRLIDMRTENLPKTKWLSAPLLDALHQTLAAGEQAMLFLNRRGYAPLTLCRTCGHRLQCPQCSAWFVTHMRTSKLQCHHCGYTTPQPPACPACQTKDHFASCGPGVERIAEEVKTLLPHARSAIMSSDILDSPQAIAGILDQVHGRKLDILIGTQIMAKGYHFPEMTLVGVVDADLGLSGGDPRAAERCYQLLQQVSGRSGRAAKAGRVFLQTYQPQHPVMQALASGRRAEFIAAELNERQTYALPPFRRLAAIILSGANAAEVDQTAAFIVRSAPQDEKLRLLGPAPAPLAMLRGKHRRRLLLIAAKELNLQALLHGWLGAIKIPSAVKLQIDIDPYSFY is encoded by the coding sequence ATGAATTCAGCTAACGCCATATATGACGTTCTGCTCCCCGTACCGCTGCCGGGAAGCTTCGATTATTTCGGCGATCCGGGGGTTATCGCGCCCAACGGATTGGTCGAAGTGCCGTTCGGCAAGCGCCAGTTGACGGGGTTGGTCCTTGCGGAAAAGACCGGCACAACCCTTGCCCACGACAAGATCAAATCCATCATCGAACCGGCCCCCCTGCCCGCGCTGGATAAAAGCTTCACCCAATTCCTGCTGTGGTCGGCGCATTACAATATGACGCCGCCGGGGATGATGCTGAAAATGGCGCTGATGGGCACGAAGCTGCCTAAACTGCCGAAGAACGCCCCCGAAACCGCGCCGCCCGTCGCGCACCACCATACGCCGCAACTGACGTCGCAACAGCAGGACGCCGCCGCCATTCTGCGCACGTCCTTTGCTGAAAAACAGCCGCAGCCTGTTTTGCTCGACGGCGTCACCGGTTCCGGCAAAACCGAAGTCTATTGCGAGGCCATCGCCGCCTGCCTGGGCGCGGGCAAGCAAGCTCTGGTGCTGATGCCGGAAATCGCGCTGACCACCGCGATGCTGGAGCGCTTCGCGGCGCGGTTCGGCGCGCAGCCGACGGTCTGGCATTCCGATCTCAAAGACCGCCAGCGCAGGATCAACTGGTGGGCCATTGCCAAAGGCGGAGCCAAACTGATCGTCGGCGCGCGCTCGGCGCTGTTCCTGCCCTATGCCAGCCTCGGCCTGATCGTTGTCGATGAAGAGCATGAGGCGGCCTACAAGCAGGAGGAAGGCGTGATCTATCATGCCCGCGACATGGCGGTCGCGCGCGCGCATCACGCAAAAATCCCGGTCATCCTCGCCAGCGCCACGCCGTCGCTGGAAAGCCACGTCAACGCCGAAAGCGGGCGTTACCGCCGCGTCGTGCTGCCCGACAGGTTCGGCGGCGCAACGATGCCCGCGATCCGCCTGATCGACATGCGGACGGAAAACCTGCCGAAGACGAAATGGCTTTCGGCGCCGCTGCTCGACGCCTTGCACCAAACGCTGGCGGCGGGAGAACAGGCGATGCTGTTCCTCAACCGCCGGGGCTATGCGCCGCTGACGCTCTGCCGCACCTGCGGCCACCGCCTGCAATGCCCGCAATGCTCCGCCTGGTTCGTCACCCATATGCGGACGAGCAAATTGCAATGCCATCATTGCGGCTATACCACGCCGCAGCCGCCCGCCTGTCCCGCATGCCAGACGAAAGATCACTTCGCCAGCTGCGGTCCCGGCGTCGAGCGCATCGCCGAGGAAGTCAAAACCCTGCTGCCCCATGCGCGCAGCGCCATCATGTCGAGCGATATCCTGGACAGCCCGCAGGCTATCGCCGGGATTCTCGATCAAGTCCATGGCCGCAAGCTCGATATTCTGATCGGCACGCAGATCATGGCCAAGGGCTATCATTTTCCCGAAATGACGCTGGTCGGCGTGGTCGATGCCGATCTCGGCCTGTCGGGCGGCGATCCGCGCGCAGCGGAACGGTGTTATCAACTTTTGCAGCAGGTGTCGGGGCGCAGCGGCCGCGCCGCCAAAGCCGGGCGCGTGTTCCTGCAGACCTATCAGCCGCAGCACCCGGTCATGCAGGCGCTGGCGAGCGGACGCCGGGCGGAGTTCATCGCCGCCGAGCTTAACGAGCGCCAAACTTACGCCCTTCCCCCTTTTCGCAGACTTGCCGCGATTATCCTGTCGGGCGCGAACGCCGCCGAGGTGGATCAAACCGCCGCTTTCATTGTCCGCAGCGCGCCGCAAGATGAAAAGCTGCGATTGCTCGGCCCCGCGCCCGCGCCGCTTGCGATGCTGCGCGGCAAGCACCGGCGGCGTCTACTGCTGATCGCGGCGAAGGAATTGAACCTTCAGGCGCTGCTGCATGGCTGGCTCGGCGCGATCAAAATCCCGAGCGCCGTCAAACTGCAGATCGATATCGATCCCTATAGTTTTTATTAA
- a CDS encoding glycosyltransferase, which translates to MSIGLNPGAPEHIAIFVENLEGGGAEKIVATLANYVAEKDLDVDMDLVMQNARGHFLASIVPRVERFDIAAEGIFYPFRVLKFLAGYLRRRRPMILLAHMEKPSLLAIVAGCLAGYGNIIPCVHTDLTAYARLEHRKRRTLLLHAVKLLYPYASCIVAVSEGTAQVMRSLLGARCPPVHVVMNGFDFAEIRRLAAAEPDLPWLRQKTAPVIMACGRLVPQKGFDILLRAFAELHKTMPSRLVILGDGPMRPALLALAEELGIKDDVALPGFAANPYPCFARGDLFVLSSRVEGLSNVLIEALAVGTPIVSTDCPPGPREVLAGGKFGRLVPVDDVQAMAEAMKEELQRPKPSRPDAALEAHLQSYSVDSMVKGYMKIYEQAKRARMKKPV; encoded by the coding sequence ATGTCTATAGGCTTAAATCCAGGCGCGCCGGAACATATCGCTATTTTCGTCGAGAATCTTGAGGGTGGCGGGGCTGAAAAGATCGTCGCCACGCTGGCTAATTACGTCGCGGAAAAGGATCTCGATGTCGATATGGACCTCGTCATGCAAAATGCGCGGGGGCATTTCCTGGCCTCTATCGTTCCGCGAGTCGAGCGGTTCGATATAGCGGCGGAAGGGATATTCTACCCCTTCCGCGTTCTTAAATTTCTTGCGGGATACTTGCGGCGCCGCCGTCCCATGATATTGCTGGCGCATATGGAAAAGCCCTCGCTTCTGGCTATCGTGGCCGGGTGTCTTGCCGGCTACGGCAATATCATTCCATGCGTTCATACCGATCTTACGGCCTATGCCCGACTCGAGCATAGAAAGCGCCGCACTTTGCTGCTGCATGCCGTCAAGCTGCTCTATCCGTATGCATCCTGTATCGTCGCGGTATCCGAAGGCACGGCGCAAGTCATGCGCAGCTTGCTTGGCGCCCGGTGTCCTCCCGTCCATGTGGTCATGAACGGTTTCGATTTCGCGGAAATCCGGCGGCTGGCGGCGGCAGAGCCCGACCTGCCGTGGCTTCGGCAAAAAACCGCGCCGGTGATCATGGCCTGCGGCCGCCTGGTGCCGCAAAAAGGCTTCGACATATTGCTGCGCGCTTTCGCCGAGCTGCACAAGACAATGCCGTCGCGCCTCGTAATTCTCGGCGATGGGCCTATGCGACCGGCGCTGCTGGCGCTCGCCGAAGAACTGGGGATCAAGGATGATGTCGCGCTGCCCGGCTTTGCGGCCAATCCCTATCCTTGTTTTGCCCGCGGCGATCTGTTCGTCCTGTCCTCGCGCGTCGAAGGATTATCGAATGTGCTGATCGAAGCCTTGGCCGTGGGAACGCCGATCGTCAGCACCGACTGCCCGCCCGGCCCGCGCGAAGTTCTGGCCGGCGGCAAATTCGGGCGCTTGGTTCCTGTTGACGACGTTCAGGCGATGGCCGAAGCCATGAAAGAAGAATTGCAGCGTCCGAAACCGTCGCGGCCGGACGCGGCGCTGGAGGCTCATTTGCAGTCCTATTCGGTTGACAGCATGGTCAAGGGCTATATGAAGATATATGAGCAAGCGAAGCGCGCCCGCATGAAGAAACCTGTATAA